One Calonectris borealis chromosome 16, bCalBor7.hap1.2, whole genome shotgun sequence DNA window includes the following coding sequences:
- the ATP5MF gene encoding ATP synthase F(0) complex subunit f, mitochondrial, whose translation MAQPPVPLKDMKLLDVKLGQLPTWLAMRDFTPGGIVGAVRRGYDRYYNKYINVRKGGLGGISMVLAGYVVVSYIWSYSHLKHDRHRKYH comes from the exons ATGGCGCAGCCGCCGG TTCCCCTCAAGGACATGAAGCTGCTGGACGTgaagctgggccagctgcccacCTGGCTGGCCATGAGAGACTTCACCCCCGGCGGCATCGTGGGGGCCGTGCGAAGAG GTTACGACAGATACTACAATAAATATATCAATGTCAGGAAAGGGGGCCTCGGTGGTATCTCCATGGTGCTTGCTGGTTATGTTGTTGTCAGCTACATCTGGAGCTACAGTCACCTGA AGCACGACCGCCACAGGAAGTACCACTGA